A window from Schistosoma haematobium chromosome 1, whole genome shotgun sequence encodes these proteins:
- the EEF1D_1 gene encoding Elongation factor 1-delta, variant 4 (EggNog:ENOG410V58S~COG:K), which produces MDAGLLIGAQTLTFPDYPDIEKAYVSHLSSSTQSKAPETLKTGSLAQEIQKAREHIKTSLDRVAVSRPFDVGRLDELEKLVTSLVSRISDLESRISTMKLSNDPHDVVGEKSDSEPDLFGSDSEEDKEAERIRSEREAEYLAKKALKPVVAAKSSITLDVKPWDDEVDMEELTSLVKGIKVDGLLWGASKLVPIAFGIKKLQICCVVEDDKVGTDFLEESIKEFSKHVQSVDIVSFNKL; this is translated from the exons ATGGACGCGGGTTTACTTATAGGCGCACAGACGCTCACATTTCCTGACTATCCGGATATTGAGAAAGCTTATGTATCTCATCTGTCGTCATCTACTCAGTCGAAAGCTCCGGAAACACTG AAAACGGGGTCTTTGGCACAAGAAATTCAAAAAGCTAGAGAACATATCAAAACATCATTGGATCGC GTTGCTGTATCCCGACCTTTCGACGTTGGACGTCTTGATGAACTTGAAAAAC TTGTTACCAGTCTTGTTAGTCGCATATCAGATCTGGAGTCACGCATAAGCACTATGAAGTTGAGTAATGATCCTCATGATGTAGTTGGAGAAAAATCAGATTCAGAGCCTGATCTTTTTGGTTCAGACAGCGAG GAGGATAAAGAAGCTGAGCGTATCAGGAGTGAGAGAGAAGCCGAATACCTTGCAAAAAAAGCTCTAA AGCCTGTTGTGGCGGCAAAGTCAAGTATCACCCTTGATGTGAAACCATGGGATGATGAAGTAGATATGGAAGAACTTACCTCTTTGGTGAAAGGTATTAAAGTAGATGGCCTTTTATGGGGTGCATCCAAATTAGTGCCCATCGCTTTTGGCATAAAGAAGCTCCAAATCTGTTGTGTTGTTGAAGATGACAAG GTTGGAACTGACTTCCTTGAAGAATCTATAAAGGAATTTTCGAAACATGTCCAATCTGTAGATATTGTATCATTCAACAAGTTGTAA
- the EEF1D_1 gene encoding Elongation factor 1-delta (EggNog:ENOG410V58S~COG:K) has translation MKLSNDPHDVVGEKSDSEPDLFGSDSEEDKEAERIRSEREAEYLAKKALKPVVAAKSSITLDVKPWDDEVDMEELTSLVKGIKVDGLLWGASKLVPIAFGIKKLQICCVVEDDKVGTDFLEESIKEFSKHVQSVDIVSFNKL, from the exons ATGAAGTTGAGTAATGATCCTCATGATGTAGTTGGAGAAAAATCAGATTCAGAGCCTGATCTTTTTGGTTCAGACAGCGAG GAGGATAAAGAAGCTGAGCGTATCAGGAGTGAGAGAGAAGCCGAATACCTTGCAAAAAAAGCTCTAA AGCCTGTTGTGGCGGCAAAGTCAAGTATCACCCTTGATGTGAAACCATGGGATGATGAAGTAGATATGGAAGAACTTACCTCTTTGGTGAAAGGTATTAAAGTAGATGGCCTTTTATGGGGTGCATCCAAATTAGTGCCCATCGCTTTTGGCATAAAGAAGCTCCAAATCTGTTGTGTTGTTGAAGATGACAAG GTTGGAACTGACTTCCTTGAAGAATCTATAAAGGAATTTTCGAAACATGTCCAATCTGTAGATATTGTATCATTCAACAAGTTGTAA
- the EEF1D_1 gene encoding Elongation factor 1-delta, variant 3 (EggNog:ENOG410V58S~COG:K), which translates to MKLSNDPHDVVGEKSDSEPDLFGSDSEDKEAERIRSEREAEYLAKKALKPVVAAKSSITLDVKPWDDEVDMEELTSLVKGIKVDGLLWGASKLVPIAFGIKKLQICCVVEDDKVGTDFLEESIKEFSKHVQSVDIVSFNKL; encoded by the exons ATGAAGTTGAGTAATGATCCTCATGATGTAGTTGGAGAAAAATCAGATTCAGAGCCTGATCTTTTTGGTTCAGACAGCGAG GATAAAGAAGCTGAGCGTATCAGGAGTGAGAGAGAAGCCGAATACCTTGCAAAAAAAGCTCTAA AGCCTGTTGTGGCGGCAAAGTCAAGTATCACCCTTGATGTGAAACCATGGGATGATGAAGTAGATATGGAAGAACTTACCTCTTTGGTGAAAGGTATTAAAGTAGATGGCCTTTTATGGGGTGCATCCAAATTAGTGCCCATCGCTTTTGGCATAAAGAAGCTCCAAATCTGTTGTGTTGTTGAAGATGACAAG GTTGGAACTGACTTCCTTGAAGAATCTATAAAGGAATTTTCGAAACATGTCCAATCTGTAGATATTGTATCATTCAACAAGTTGTAA
- the EEF1D_1 gene encoding Elongation factor 1-delta, variant 2 (EggNog:ENOG410V58S~COG:K), with the protein MKLSNDPHDVVGEKSDSEPDLFGSDSEEDKEAERIRSEREAEYLAKKALKPVVAAKSSITLDVKPWDDEVDMEELTSLVKGIKVDGLLWGASKLVPIAFGIKKLQICCVVEDDKTIFCITI; encoded by the exons ATGAAGTTGAGTAATGATCCTCATGATGTAGTTGGAGAAAAATCAGATTCAGAGCCTGATCTTTTTGGTTCAGACAGCGAG GAGGATAAAGAAGCTGAGCGTATCAGGAGTGAGAGAGAAGCCGAATACCTTGCAAAAAAAGCTCTAA AGCCTGTTGTGGCGGCAAAGTCAAGTATCACCCTTGATGTGAAACCATGGGATGATGAAGTAGATATGGAAGAACTTACCTCTTTGGTGAAAGGTATTAAAGTAGATGGCCTTTTATGGGGTGCATCCAAATTAGTGCCCATCGCTTTTGGCATAAAGAAGCTCCAAATCTGTTGTGTTGTTGAAGATGACAAG ACAATCTTTTGCATTACTATTTAG